A stretch of Aureispira sp. CCB-E DNA encodes these proteins:
- a CDS encoding sterol desaturase family protein yields MWESIQTILNFKNPVAYAIPFFALFIGAEVYLNYRERSDNYQLKDSAASISMGVGSVVIDILTKSAAFFLFNFIYVNYGLFNEALSYTLLGWVLLFFLDDFTFYWHHRFSHQVRLLWAAHVNHHSSQHYNLSTALRQSWSELFYKYLWFLWLPFLGFPPLMILTQISISLIYQFWIHTKHINRFPTWFEFIFNTPSHHRVHHAKNIIYLDRNHAGILIIWDRMFGTFMEEDPNEPVIYGITTNINTYNPLKIASHEFINLGKDIYKAPTFVDKLKYIFLPPGWSHDGSTMTADEMRADWEQQQKKNTP; encoded by the coding sequence ATGTGGGAGTCCATTCAAACCATCTTAAATTTCAAAAACCCCGTTGCCTATGCCATTCCATTTTTTGCTCTATTCATAGGAGCAGAAGTTTATTTGAATTACCGAGAACGTTCTGACAATTATCAACTAAAAGATTCGGCAGCTAGTATTTCGATGGGGGTTGGCTCTGTTGTTATTGATATTTTAACTAAGTCAGCCGCATTTTTTCTCTTTAATTTTATTTATGTCAATTATGGCTTATTCAATGAAGCACTAAGTTATACCCTTTTAGGTTGGGTCTTGTTATTCTTTTTAGATGACTTTACCTTTTACTGGCATCATCGTTTTTCTCATCAAGTGCGCCTGTTGTGGGCAGCGCATGTCAACCATCATTCGTCGCAACATTACAATTTAAGTACTGCTTTGCGTCAAAGTTGGTCTGAGCTATTTTATAAATACCTTTGGTTCCTTTGGCTACCATTTTTGGGTTTTCCACCATTGATGATTCTAACGCAGATTTCAATTAGTCTAATTTATCAATTTTGGATACACACCAAACACATCAATCGTTTTCCTACTTGGTTTGAATTTATTTTTAACACTCCTTCTCACCATCGTGTCCATCATGCAAAGAACATCATTTACTTGGATAGAAACCATGCGGGTATTTTAATTATTTGGGACAGAATGTTTGGCACTTTTATGGAGGAAGATCCCAATGAGCCTGTGATTTATGGCATTACCACCAATATCAACACATACAACCCACTAAAAATTGCTAGCCATGAATTCATCAATCTTGGCAAAGACATTTACAAAGCTCCAACCTTTGTAGATAAGTTAAAATACATCTTTTTACCTCCAGGTTGGAGTCACGATGGAAGTACCATGACAGCTGATGAAATGCGGGCAGACTGGGAACAGCAACAGAAAAAAAATACGCCTTAG
- a CDS encoding tetratricopeptide repeat protein, with translation MLLSLSLLCACVALPFCLRGQEGNISDLSWEELTEAVDNYHTKRMYAASLPYALEMMNLAKERYHRKESVYGLVLTKTARASAAAGDWSLTQKIRQELVDVAATIYGKQSLTYASTLSHLADAEMQLGNYEQTEKLCWEVKNIKIKNPLNQRYYSIQDFNRSIDAIKDRDRQRNAYRIYLDVKIILVRSLITLASTYKAIGAQQAYDLTNEVALRETSKTVQYVLNSSGGVISDKIVTDMYSLFSVFEDFENYKKGEQLYLATMDLTRGTDLYLPLAYNLASIYVRIGEYTGAKLIYTKLLQNAEQIHGTESLAFSDALADLAAFYMLIEDSSEAAKLYLKAKGIVQRLEGRDSDRYQKLNKELKNVYKVTQQRDE, from the coding sequence ATGTTGTTATCCTTGAGTTTGTTATGTGCCTGTGTGGCACTTCCTTTTTGTTTGCGTGGGCAAGAGGGGAATATTAGTGACTTGTCTTGGGAGGAGTTGACAGAAGCAGTAGATAATTACCATACAAAGCGTATGTATGCAGCATCTTTGCCCTATGCTTTGGAAATGATGAACTTGGCAAAAGAGCGTTATCATAGAAAGGAATCGGTGTATGGGTTGGTGTTGACCAAAACCGCAAGAGCAAGCGCAGCAGCAGGAGATTGGAGTTTGACTCAGAAAATTAGACAAGAACTAGTTGATGTAGCAGCGACAATTTATGGCAAACAATCGTTGACTTATGCTTCCACTTTGTCGCATTTGGCAGATGCCGAGATGCAACTTGGAAACTATGAGCAAACTGAAAAGTTATGTTGGGAAGTTAAAAACATTAAAATAAAGAATCCACTTAATCAGCGTTATTATTCTATTCAAGATTTTAATCGATCGATTGATGCGATCAAAGATAGAGATCGACAAAGAAATGCGTATCGTATTTATTTGGATGTGAAAATTATTTTAGTACGTAGCTTAATCACGCTAGCTTCTACATATAAAGCCATTGGAGCTCAACAAGCTTATGATTTGACAAACGAGGTTGCTTTAAGAGAAACGTCTAAAACGGTGCAATATGTTTTGAATAGTTCTGGTGGTGTTATCTCTGATAAAATTGTTACGGATATGTATAGTTTGTTTAGTGTTTTTGAAGATTTTGAAAACTATAAAAAAGGTGAACAGCTGTACTTGGCAACAATGGATTTGACTAGAGGAACCGATTTGTATCTTCCTCTAGCTTATAATTTGGCTTCTATCTATGTTCGAATAGGAGAATACACAGGTGCTAAATTAATTTATACCAAACTCTTACAAAATGCAGAACAAATACACGGTACAGAGAGTCTCGCATTTTCGGACGCATTGGCTGATCTAGCTGCTTTTTATATGTTGATAGAGGATAGTTCAGAAGCTGCCAAGTTATATTTGAAAGCAAAAGGTATTGTTCAACGATTGGAAGGAAGAGACAGCGACCGTTACCAAAAACTGAATAAGGAACTCAAAAACGTTTATAAAGTGACACAACAACGAGATGAGTAA
- a CDS encoding RNA polymerase sigma factor produces MQEIKTTPSSQAFLEWYDPIHASFIRYCSSKSLDLMPTEDLAQEAILVTLSAFDRIRDKNKLLSYMIGIVNNIIKNHLRQKKFRATWNEQTMATIAAKVNDPEIALDIQYLYQCIHKLKDKEKEAILLFEISGFSIKEISVIQRSSSAAVKTRLHRARKTLKELVAKDKSPRSLSERLAVYASILF; encoded by the coding sequence ATGCAAGAAATAAAAACAACGCCTTCTTCTCAAGCATTTTTAGAATGGTACGACCCCATTCATGCTTCTTTTATTCGTTATTGTAGCAGCAAATCCCTCGATTTAATGCCAACCGAAGACTTGGCACAAGAAGCTATCTTGGTTACATTATCCGCCTTTGATAGAATCAGAGACAAAAACAAGCTTCTGAGTTATATGATAGGTATTGTTAACAACATTATCAAAAATCATTTGCGGCAGAAAAAATTTAGAGCAACTTGGAACGAGCAAACAATGGCAACTATTGCTGCTAAAGTCAACGACCCTGAAATAGCTTTGGACATCCAGTACCTTTATCAATGTATTCATAAGCTAAAGGATAAAGAAAAAGAAGCCATCTTATTATTTGAAATTAGTGGTTTTAGTATCAAAGAAATTAGTGTCATTCAACGGTCTTCTTCTGCTGCTGTCAAAACTCGGCTGCATCGTGCCCGAAAAACTTTAAAAGAGCTCGTAGCCAAAGATAAAAGCCCTCGTAGTTTATCGGAACGATTGGCTGTTTATGCTAGTAT
- a CDS encoding carboxypeptidase-like regulatory domain-containing protein, whose product MKLQFNVLLVVLFLLLSQLATAQKGGIRGTVLDKGTGEPLIGAVIYLDGTTYASSTTIDGDYNITGVPVGDYILKGTFLGYDSIAIEVSIGSKMVNQNLLMEEVSTDVIDIVQVDADKTARQNDVAVSLVRITPKEINRIPAAGGEADFAQYLQVLPGIVSTGDQGGQLYIRGGAPVQNRILLDGMTLFNAFHSIGFFSVFETDIIRSADVYTGGFSAKYGGRSSAVVDIKTREGNKTRFAGMLNVNPFVAKGIFEGPIVKLSEETGSSISFLMTVKHSYLRETSPFLYSYANEGGVLPYNFTDGHAKISFNTNNGSRVNVFGFYHSDNVRFDGLAAYDWDAAGGGVDFRIVPGGAQLALNGTIAYSIYGSEFNELGATSKVRRSDVGSFNANLNVSYYLPKSRVFNFGVEINSLSTSFEYSLGNNTAITQGDKNAPQTNIEAAVYGHFQGRFGPVVIEPSVRMQAYASLGEVKIEPRLGLKWNITDYLRFKAAGGFYTQNLISSVDERDVVNLFVGFLGAPDDNVYRLSVTENGDRVYEKMKSRLQTSIHAIAGFELDLGKYLTLNLEPYYKYFPQIVSLNRNRAAGDIGKNFLAETGDAYGIDFSGTYDKDQLYLYASYSLGYVTRNDGVQSFFAHFDRRHNVNFVGAYQFRIGKKKPASDDDKIQKRTEYPFEIGIRWNLGSGFPFTRTQGFYANQSFIDGIGTNYLTDNTNPNTTLGVVYEEEINQGRLPFYHRLDISIKYTLDLIKHMKLTLGVSVTNVYNRENIFYFDRIEYKRINQLPIMPALNINLKF is encoded by the coding sequence ATGAAGTTACAATTTAATGTATTGTTGGTAGTCCTATTTTTGCTGCTAAGTCAATTGGCAACAGCGCAAAAAGGTGGTATCCGTGGAACCGTATTGGATAAAGGAACAGGAGAACCTCTAATTGGAGCTGTAATCTACTTAGATGGTACTACTTACGCTTCATCGACTACCATTGATGGGGATTATAATATTACCGGAGTTCCTGTTGGGGATTACATTTTGAAAGGAACATTTTTAGGCTATGATTCTATAGCCATAGAAGTATCTATTGGTTCTAAAATGGTGAACCAAAACCTTTTGATGGAAGAGGTGAGTACCGATGTAATTGATATAGTACAAGTAGATGCCGACAAAACAGCACGACAAAATGATGTGGCTGTTTCTTTGGTTCGAATCACTCCTAAAGAAATTAACCGTATTCCAGCTGCTGGGGGAGAAGCCGATTTTGCTCAATATTTACAAGTTTTGCCTGGTATTGTTTCGACAGGAGATCAAGGAGGGCAGTTGTATATACGTGGTGGTGCTCCTGTGCAAAATAGAATTTTGCTAGATGGAATGACATTGTTTAATGCGTTTCACTCTATCGGGTTTTTCTCTGTTTTTGAAACAGATATTATTCGTAGTGCAGATGTTTATACGGGAGGTTTTAGTGCCAAATATGGAGGTCGTTCGTCTGCAGTAGTTGATATTAAAACACGAGAAGGGAATAAAACTCGCTTTGCAGGGATGTTGAATGTCAATCCATTTGTTGCCAAGGGGATTTTTGAAGGACCTATTGTCAAGTTGAGCGAAGAGACAGGTTCTAGTATTTCGTTTCTAATGACGGTAAAACATTCTTACTTAAGAGAAACATCGCCTTTCTTATATAGTTATGCGAACGAAGGAGGTGTACTGCCGTACAATTTTACGGATGGACATGCCAAGATTTCTTTTAATACCAACAATGGTAGCCGAGTCAATGTTTTTGGTTTTTATCATTCTGATAATGTGCGTTTTGATGGTTTGGCAGCTTATGACTGGGATGCAGCAGGTGGAGGTGTCGATTTTAGAATTGTGCCAGGTGGAGCTCAATTGGCTTTGAATGGAACTATTGCATATTCTATTTATGGATCGGAGTTTAATGAATTGGGAGCAACTAGTAAAGTACGTCGAAGTGATGTTGGTAGCTTTAACGCAAACTTAAATGTAAGTTATTACTTGCCTAAATCAAGAGTGTTTAACTTTGGAGTAGAAATTAATAGTTTGTCGACTTCTTTTGAGTATTCATTGGGAAATAATACTGCTATAACACAAGGCGACAAAAATGCTCCTCAAACAAATATCGAAGCGGCTGTCTATGGTCATTTTCAAGGACGATTTGGTCCTGTGGTCATCGAACCAAGTGTGCGTATGCAGGCTTATGCTTCGCTAGGAGAAGTTAAAATTGAGCCTAGACTTGGTCTAAAATGGAATATTACCGACTATCTGCGTTTCAAAGCGGCAGGAGGATTTTATACTCAAAACTTAATTTCTTCTGTAGATGAGCGCGATGTAGTCAATCTTTTTGTAGGTTTCTTGGGAGCACCAGATGATAACGTATACCGCTTGAGTGTGACCGAAAATGGTGACAGGGTATATGAAAAAATGAAAAGTCGTTTGCAGACCTCTATTCATGCTATAGCTGGTTTTGAATTGGATTTAGGTAAGTACTTGACTTTGAATTTAGAACCTTATTATAAATACTTTCCTCAAATTGTTTCTTTGAATAGAAATAGAGCTGCTGGAGATATTGGCAAGAACTTTTTGGCTGAAACAGGAGATGCTTACGGAATTGACTTTTCTGGAACTTACGACAAGGATCAACTGTACTTGTACGCTTCTTACTCACTGGGTTATGTGACTAGAAATGACGGGGTACAATCTTTCTTTGCCCATTTTGATCGCCGTCACAATGTGAACTTTGTTGGAGCATATCAGTTTAGAATTGGCAAGAAAAAACCTGCATCAGATGATGATAAAATTCAAAAACGCACGGAGTATCCTTTTGAAATAGGCATTCGTTGGAATTTAGGATCAGGATTTCCTTTTACTAGAACACAGGGTTTTTATGCTAATCAGTCTTTTATAGATGGGATAGGTACCAATTATTTGACAGATAATACTAACCCTAACACCACTTTAGGAGTTGTTTATGAAGAAGAAATCAATCAAGGTAGATTACCATTTTACCACCGATTGGATATTTCTATCAAATATACTTTGGATTTAATCAAGCATATGAAATTGACATTGGGAGTAAGTGTTACCAATGTTTACAATAGAGAAAATATATTCTACTTTGATCGCATTGAGTACAAGAGAATCAACCAACTTCCTATTATGCCAGCCTTAAATATTAACTTGAAATTTTAA
- a CDS encoding TetR/AcrR family transcriptional regulator yields the protein MGRKPLDKERVDDPYIKETWVKELATLYLQHGLGKFTMDKIAKKLNISKATLYKYFSSKDEIIDAVVQYKIQEIITFEDLLVDDNIDFSERFFEIIKTASIMLAEISGQFLHDTKVKHPELFVKMDTFSDRALYAAEKFYQQGIEAGVLNDIDPKILALTDKMFIQAVSNPKFLQEHNISVKEAFDNYFLMKSKGIFK from the coding sequence ATGGGTAGAAAACCATTAGATAAAGAGCGCGTAGATGATCCTTACATCAAAGAAACTTGGGTAAAGGAACTGGCTACCCTATATTTGCAGCATGGTTTAGGCAAATTTACAATGGACAAAATTGCTAAAAAGCTCAATATTAGTAAAGCTACTTTGTATAAGTATTTTTCCTCTAAAGATGAGATTATTGATGCCGTTGTCCAATATAAAATTCAAGAAATCATCACGTTTGAAGACTTACTTGTAGATGATAATATTGATTTTTCTGAACGTTTTTTTGAGATTATCAAAACAGCCTCTATTATGTTAGCAGAAATCTCAGGTCAATTCCTACACGACACCAAAGTAAAACACCCAGAGTTGTTTGTCAAGATGGATACCTTTAGCGATCGAGCGCTCTATGCTGCCGAAAAATTTTACCAACAAGGTATAGAAGCAGGTGTACTCAACGATATTGATCCCAAAATTCTTGCTTTAACAGATAAGATGTTTATCCAAGCCGTTTCCAATCCTAAGTTTTTACAAGAACATAACATCTCTGTAAAAGAAGCCTTTGACAACTATTTTCTAATGAAGAGTAAGGGAATTTTTAAATAA
- the tatC gene encoding twin-arginine translocase subunit TatC has translation MPDIANKPVVTDSEEKEMSFVEHLEELRIHLIRIAISVCASAVFIFFATKSIFTKVIFGPLNQDFLTYQIMCKLSHKLDLGDKMCYSPAAINLVTLEMGEAFLLHIKVCIFGGLIISFPFVLWELWKFIKPGLYPKERKAANGVVVVSSFLFLAGISFGYFVLAPFAINFLVGYELPMINAASNSNLIKATSLINYMIMFTVPVGIIFELPIIVFYLAKMGLVTDSFMREYRRHAIVLILVIAAFVTPPDVMTQIIIGIPIYILYELSIQIAARQTKKRAAELND, from the coding sequence ATGCCTGATATAGCTAATAAGCCCGTTGTGACGGACTCCGAAGAGAAAGAGATGTCATTTGTAGAACATCTTGAAGAATTGCGCATTCACTTAATTCGCATTGCAATAAGTGTGTGTGCATCGGCTGTTTTTATTTTTTTTGCAACCAAATCCATTTTCACCAAAGTCATTTTTGGACCACTCAATCAAGATTTCTTGACCTACCAAATCATGTGCAAGTTATCTCATAAGTTAGACTTGGGGGACAAAATGTGCTACAGCCCAGCCGCTATTAATTTGGTAACCTTAGAAATGGGAGAAGCTTTCTTGTTGCACATCAAAGTTTGTATTTTTGGTGGCTTAATCATCTCTTTTCCATTTGTATTATGGGAATTGTGGAAATTCATAAAACCAGGTCTATACCCCAAAGAACGCAAAGCTGCCAATGGGGTTGTGGTAGTAAGTAGTTTCTTATTTCTTGCTGGAATTTCTTTTGGGTATTTTGTTTTGGCTCCTTTTGCCATTAATTTTTTAGTTGGATATGAATTGCCGATGATTAATGCTGCTAGCAATAGTAATTTGATCAAAGCGACCTCATTAATCAACTATATGATTATGTTCACGGTGCCTGTAGGAATTATTTTTGAATTGCCAATTATTGTTTTTTATTTGGCAAAAATGGGCTTGGTCACCGATAGCTTCATGCGAGAATATCGTCGTCATGCTATTGTGTTAATTTTGGTTATTGCTGCTTTCGTGACTCCTCCAGATGTTATGACTCAAATTATCATTGGTATTCCTATCTATATTCTTTATGAATTGAGTATCCAAATTGCTGCTAGACAAACCAAAAAACGAGCTGCTGAGTTAAACGATTAA
- a CDS encoding metal-dependent transcriptional regulator yields MPISPTEENYLKAIFKLSGKDNETVATNAIATSMNTAAASVTDMLKRLTEKGYVLYEKYKGACLSQKGKDAAIQLLRKHRLWETFMVDKLNFSWDEVHVVAEQLEHIQSQKLIDHLDAFLGFPKFDPHGDPIPDKHGNFEHHLSVFLSELKVHERAIIVGVKEHSSPFLQYLEQCNLVLGTTVEVLSFFEYDQSLLVKIGAETQITVTHKVAQNLYIKQI; encoded by the coding sequence ATGCCAATCTCTCCTACAGAAGAAAATTATCTAAAAGCTATTTTCAAATTATCAGGAAAAGATAATGAAACTGTAGCCACCAATGCTATTGCAACGTCTATGAATACGGCAGCAGCTTCTGTAACGGATATGCTCAAACGCTTGACGGAAAAAGGTTATGTTTTGTATGAGAAATACAAAGGGGCTTGTTTGAGTCAAAAAGGCAAAGATGCAGCCATTCAATTGTTGCGTAAACACCGCCTTTGGGAGACCTTTATGGTTGATAAATTAAATTTTTCATGGGATGAGGTTCATGTTGTTGCCGAACAACTGGAACACATCCAATCCCAAAAACTAATTGATCATTTAGATGCTTTTTTAGGATTTCCCAAATTTGACCCACACGGCGATCCTATTCCAGACAAGCATGGCAATTTTGAGCATCATTTATCTGTATTTTTATCTGAATTAAAGGTTCACGAACGTGCGATTATAGTAGGCGTAAAAGAGCACTCTAGCCCTTTCTTGCAATACTTGGAACAATGCAATTTAGTCTTAGGAACAACTGTAGAGGTTTTATCTTTCTTTGAGTATGACCAATCCTTGTTGGTCAAAATTGGAGCAGAAACTCAAATTACAGTCACCCACAAAGTCGCTCAAAATTTGTATATTAAACAAATATAA
- a CDS encoding OmpA family protein translates to MKKLFLGCFLILCCANFSFGQEEAIKDSMEVFFKLDKANLLKESTEAITAAFEKNKERILKVRVAGHTCDLGSDNYNMGLSERRANSAFEYVKTLGDAYQEKTELFFYGEKEQKYDDREQNRRVFVLFYLEDDDRDTLIKNDCAEVFIEKGTYKPTKTKKSSFELKYFDNTKVLKTNNISIEDTEGRKLYFNSVVHFKATFEGAELAAKKAVKIKLPLVNEPKEGYTFYEGVDQGGKIVWKNTGKPCQVTDGADCKTYDFDWMNSGYCACATQRECEEDCNGDAFSGVDRPDLTAANIRYSAEQTVAEFEDGTYASLDGVTVIDDNNKEEDLDVCEQFEYGIATSDWFPNKHKMKDLKNIIIKSETAPGSKTTRLYLKKESLKDLNQPVILVGDRHTKGYAKYADNIVAPTPCLGSVNCEYVVYDVPSTGVYKVGDWNSGAGKPKKEDKWILKVRLLKESVVFIGNKKTGEVYKAKNAERKGKTRPKEYVIYDTDNVGDLVVYVQNSTKPKFKLYQEAAVSELKYKKAANMYVMRRVKFNKVQDFSEAQFTKCK, encoded by the coding sequence ATGAAGAAGTTATTTTTAGGCTGTTTCCTAATACTTTGTTGTGCTAACTTTTCTTTTGGTCAAGAGGAAGCCATCAAAGATAGTATGGAAGTATTTTTTAAATTAGACAAGGCTAACTTGTTAAAAGAAAGTACAGAAGCCATTACAGCTGCTTTTGAGAAAAATAAAGAAAGAATATTAAAGGTTCGTGTAGCTGGACATACTTGTGACTTGGGGTCTGATAATTATAATATGGGACTTTCTGAGAGACGTGCTAATTCAGCATTCGAATATGTAAAGACACTAGGGGATGCTTACCAAGAAAAAACAGAATTGTTTTTCTATGGTGAAAAAGAACAAAAATATGATGATAGAGAGCAAAACCGTCGTGTATTCGTTCTTTTTTATTTGGAAGATGATGATAGAGATACTTTAATCAAAAACGATTGTGCAGAAGTTTTTATTGAAAAAGGAACGTACAAACCTACAAAAACTAAAAAATCTAGTTTCGAGTTGAAGTACTTCGATAACACTAAAGTGCTAAAAACAAACAATATCTCTATTGAAGATACAGAAGGGCGCAAATTATACTTCAATTCTGTTGTACACTTCAAAGCAACTTTTGAAGGCGCTGAATTGGCTGCTAAAAAAGCAGTAAAAATTAAATTACCATTGGTGAACGAGCCTAAAGAAGGATATACTTTCTACGAAGGTGTAGATCAAGGTGGTAAAATCGTATGGAAAAACACTGGCAAACCTTGTCAAGTAACAGATGGTGCAGATTGCAAAACTTATGACTTTGACTGGATGAATAGTGGTTACTGTGCTTGTGCTACTCAAAGAGAGTGTGAAGAAGATTGTAATGGTGATGCTTTTTCTGGTGTAGACAGACCTGACTTGACAGCTGCTAACATTCGTTATAGTGCTGAACAAACTGTTGCTGAGTTTGAAGATGGTACGTACGCTAGCTTAGATGGTGTTACTGTTATTGATGATAATAACAAAGAAGAAGATTTGGATGTTTGTGAGCAATTTGAGTATGGTATCGCAACAAGCGATTGGTTCCCAAACAAACATAAAATGAAAGATTTGAAAAATATTATTATCAAATCTGAAACAGCACCAGGTAGCAAAACAACTCGTTTGTATTTGAAAAAAGAATCTTTAAAAGATTTGAACCAGCCTGTTATCTTAGTTGGAGATAGACATACAAAAGGGTATGCTAAATATGCAGATAATATTGTTGCTCCAACTCCTTGTTTAGGTTCTGTTAACTGTGAGTATGTTGTTTACGATGTTCCTTCTACTGGAGTTTACAAAGTTGGAGATTGGAATTCTGGCGCAGGCAAACCTAAAAAAGAAGATAAGTGGATCTTAAAAGTTCGTTTGTTGAAAGAGTCTGTTGTATTTATTGGAAATAAGAAAACAGGTGAGGTTTATAAAGCTAAGAATGCTGAGCGTAAAGGAAAAACTAGACCTAAAGAGTATGTAATTTATGACACAGACAATGTAGGTGATTTGGTTGTTTATGTTCAAAACTCAACAAAACCAAAATTCAAATTATACCAAGAAGCTGCTGTTTCTGAATTGAAATATAAAAAAGCAGCCAATATGTATGTTATGAGAAGAGTGAAGTTCAACAAAGTTCAGGACTTTAGTGAGGCTCAGTTTACAAAATGTAAATAA